Proteins co-encoded in one Diaminobutyricimonas sp. LJ205 genomic window:
- a CDS encoding ABC transporter permease, producing the protein MLRTLIHNSVLRRIAAAALTLVGVAIFVFIMLRAIPGNQITAGLGTEAAALTPAQRLALEQYYGLDQPLFVQFFSWLGNLLTGNLGFSSRAQESVLELTLQSLPVTFELALLSIVLAIAIGIPLGMLSASKPDSPRDAFGQVVGLAGLSIPAFLLATTLMSVLASSFGYNPNGQTFAPLFENPLLNLQQMLLPALVLGFGIAAPIMRTTRTAVLEIRANDFIRTARAKGVPERRLKVKHVLGNALVPIVTMTGLQFGYLLGGAVVVEQVFSIPGIGRQVLLGIQQKEYALVQSTVLVIALTFVIVNLLTDLAYRLIDPRVRAE; encoded by the coding sequence ATGCTCCGAACTCTCATTCACAACAGCGTCTTACGCCGCATCGCGGCGGCCGCGCTGACCCTCGTCGGCGTCGCGATCTTCGTGTTCATCATGCTGCGCGCGATTCCGGGCAACCAGATCACGGCCGGGCTGGGCACCGAAGCGGCAGCGCTGACCCCCGCCCAGCGGCTCGCGCTCGAGCAGTACTACGGACTCGACCAGCCCCTGTTCGTGCAGTTCTTCTCCTGGCTGGGCAACCTCTTAACCGGAAACCTCGGTTTCTCGTCTCGCGCCCAGGAGAGCGTGCTCGAGTTGACCCTGCAGTCGCTTCCGGTCACCTTCGAACTGGCCCTGCTGTCAATCGTGCTGGCGATCGCCATCGGCATCCCGCTGGGCATGCTGTCGGCCTCCAAGCCGGACTCCCCACGAGACGCGTTCGGCCAGGTGGTCGGCCTCGCCGGATTGTCGATCCCCGCCTTCCTCCTGGCGACGACGCTGATGTCGGTCCTCGCGTCGTCATTCGGTTACAACCCGAACGGGCAGACCTTTGCCCCCCTGTTCGAGAACCCGCTGCTAAACCTGCAACAGATGCTGCTGCCCGCGCTCGTGCTCGGCTTCGGTATCGCCGCCCCGATCATGCGGACGACCAGAACCGCGGTGCTCGAGATCCGTGCGAACGACTTCATCCGAACAGCCAGGGCAAAGGGTGTCCCGGAGCGCCGGCTGAAGGTCAAGCACGTACTCGGCAACGCGCTCGTGCCGATCGTGACCATGACCGGTCTGCAGTTCGGCTACCTGCTCGGTGGCGCCGTGGTGGTTGAACAGGTCTTCTCGATCCCCGGCATTGGACGTCAGGTGCTCCTCGGCATCCAGCAGAAGGAATACGCCCTCGTGCAGAGCACCGTGCTGGTGATCGCGCTCACGTTCGTGATCGTGAACCTGCTCACCGACCTGGCCTACCGCCTTATCGACCCCAGGGTGCGTGCAGAATGA
- a CDS encoding dipeptide epimerase, giving the protein MTTIERLRVHRVTIPLLRSFVTAVRGTDGVDALLVEAIDSDGRSGWGEAPTSWRVTGESPASVRAAVLGPLSEVVAGRRVSDLDVLGNELATAVVQNSAARSAVDCAVHDLAAQGQLKSLRAFLGGDDRPVLTDMTLSIAPLDDLVRTALEHVDSGFTTLKVKVGSRADTADAVVRIREAVGSAIGLRVDANQAWTADEAVRMIRHWEDHGVGLEFVEQPVAARDVDALAAVTQSVATPILADESVWTTHDLGQVIDRRAADLVNIKLAKAGGLTEARRLVAAAAANDIGVIVGCMMESHVGIAAAEALAATLGARDAHRAQDLDAGLWMSSSPVNGGIDYAGERLLSRATAGLGIDGLAAGVSAHD; this is encoded by the coding sequence ATGACCACGATCGAGCGCCTCCGCGTGCACCGGGTCACCATCCCGTTGCTCCGGTCCTTCGTGACCGCAGTGCGCGGCACCGACGGCGTCGATGCCCTGCTGGTCGAGGCGATCGACAGCGACGGCCGCAGTGGCTGGGGTGAGGCGCCGACCAGTTGGCGAGTGACCGGGGAGAGCCCCGCAAGCGTGCGCGCCGCGGTGCTCGGTCCGCTGTCAGAGGTGGTCGCCGGACGCCGAGTGAGTGACTTGGACGTATTGGGCAACGAACTGGCGACCGCCGTCGTGCAGAATTCGGCTGCCCGGTCGGCCGTGGACTGCGCCGTGCACGATCTGGCGGCGCAAGGGCAGTTGAAGAGCCTGCGGGCGTTCCTGGGCGGCGACGACCGGCCGGTGCTCACCGACATGACCCTGTCGATCGCCCCGCTCGACGACCTCGTCAGGACCGCCCTCGAGCACGTGGACAGTGGTTTCACCACCTTGAAGGTGAAGGTCGGCTCGCGCGCTGACACGGCCGACGCCGTGGTGCGGATCCGCGAAGCCGTGGGATCGGCGATCGGTCTGCGCGTGGACGCCAACCAGGCCTGGACCGCCGACGAAGCCGTGCGCATGATCCGGCACTGGGAAGACCACGGCGTCGGCCTCGAGTTCGTTGAGCAGCCCGTCGCCGCGCGCGACGTGGACGCCTTGGCTGCGGTCACCCAGAGCGTTGCCACCCCGATCCTCGCGGATGAATCGGTATGGACAACGCACGATCTGGGGCAGGTCATCGATCGGCGTGCCGCCGATCTAGTGAACATCAAGCTGGCCAAGGCCGGCGGTTTGACCGAGGCCCGGCGGCTCGTCGCAGCGGCCGCGGCGAACGACATCGGCGTGATTGTCGGCTGCATGATGGAAAGCCACGTGGGCATCGCGGCTGCCGAAGCGCTTGCGGCCACCCTCGGAGCCCGGGACGCGCACCGCGCGCAGGACCTGGATGCCGGACTGTGGATGTCGTCGTCGCCAGTGAACGGCGGCATCGACTACGCCGGCGAACGCCTGCTCAGCCGGGCAACGGCCGGGCTCGGGATCGACGGTTTGGCCGCGGGGGTCAGCGCGCATGACTGA
- a CDS encoding MurR/RpiR family transcriptional regulator, protein MTQTLADRPDSRTVLMRMRQVAPSAPPSERLIAQLFLDNPAEAVGLSIAQIAERCGTSTTSVVRFYKRIGYAHYKDLRIDLTREVTRERVENPELLTVSGDIDRDDSLEDIVSKVALNETLSIADTATMLDTKSLGRAVELLHGARRVVTFGVGASGLVGLDLQQKLTRIGRTAMNWSDPHSAWTSAATLDHHSVALAVSHSGATTDAVEFLNLAREAGAATIALTNFSDSPLGRAADVVLTTAARETVFRAGALGSRIAQLMVVDCLFTAVAQASFEESMAALRKTYSAVHGKSPKGNQR, encoded by the coding sequence GTGACTCAGACACTCGCCGACCGACCCGACTCACGCACCGTACTGATGCGCATGCGTCAGGTCGCACCGTCTGCCCCACCGTCGGAGCGCCTGATCGCGCAGCTGTTCCTGGACAACCCCGCCGAAGCGGTAGGGCTCTCGATCGCTCAGATCGCCGAACGCTGCGGGACCTCGACGACCTCGGTGGTGCGGTTCTATAAGCGAATCGGCTACGCCCATTACAAGGACCTTCGCATCGACCTGACCCGCGAAGTGACCAGGGAGCGGGTGGAGAACCCGGAACTGCTCACCGTGTCGGGCGACATCGACCGCGACGACTCGCTTGAAGACATCGTCTCGAAGGTTGCGCTCAACGAGACCCTGTCGATCGCGGACACGGCGACCATGCTCGACACCAAGAGTCTCGGCCGCGCCGTCGAACTCCTGCATGGCGCGCGTCGGGTGGTGACATTCGGCGTCGGCGCGAGCGGACTGGTCGGCCTTGACCTGCAGCAGAAGCTCACCCGAATCGGGCGCACGGCAATGAACTGGTCGGACCCGCACTCCGCCTGGACCTCGGCGGCCACGCTCGATCACCACTCGGTGGCGCTGGCCGTTTCCCACTCGGGAGCGACGACGGATGCGGTCGAGTTCCTGAACCTCGCCCGCGAAGCCGGCGCGGCGACGATCGCCCTGACCAATTTCAGCGACTCCCCGCTCGGTCGTGCCGCCGACGTGGTGCTTACGACCGCGGCCCGAGAGACGGTGTTCCGCGCAGGGGCATTGGGCAGCCGCATCGCGCAGCTCATGGTCGTCGACTGCCTGTTCACCGCGGTCGCTCAGGCCTCATTCGAGGAATCGATGGCTGCCCTGCGCAAGACCTATTCGGCAGTGCACGGCAAGAGCCCGAAAGGCAACCAGCGATGA
- a CDS encoding ABC transporter substrate-binding protein, with product MASGSRFTRGTVTTLGIAAAVSLILSGCSSAGSTPPDSDSGAAGGSLVIGVTTDPDTLFPWKATQFQAVNVLQNLYGTLTEFDEELNVVPGLAESWDASEDGLTVTLKLREGVTFSDGSTFGSEDVKASLEKIQDEATAAVSRTSLASVTAIEAPDESTVVLTLSAPDAALPANLAVINMAMLSSEDTEEALNTAPNGTGPFTFDSRVANQSVTLTKNAEYWGEEALLDSVEFRVIPDESSIVSAMQSGNVHMAFFDDPLVAQTAEGGNISIAETPQLGYHALQLNATRGDLADVNVRLAIQCAIDRQEVLDTAALGEGEVTGPITSPAYKSDPSSRPCAERDLDKAQSYLEKAGKADGLTIKTIVSQGGYATSVNEAQNLKSQLAEAGITLELETLESGAYVDRWVAGDFDAAVALNGGRPDPDGMYGRYFTSTGNLNKVAGYNSPELDALFAEGKSSSDPKERAAVYEKISDHLEENAAWIWLFTSYSYTASADTVKGFVPMSNGSLQYLRTTSVN from the coding sequence TTGGCATCTGGTTCTCGTTTTACCCGGGGAACAGTGACGACGCTGGGCATTGCCGCCGCCGTGTCGCTGATTCTCTCCGGCTGTTCATCCGCCGGCTCCACTCCGCCCGACAGCGACTCCGGCGCAGCCGGCGGCTCGCTGGTCATCGGCGTGACGACCGATCCCGACACGCTCTTCCCGTGGAAGGCCACCCAGTTCCAGGCAGTCAACGTGCTGCAGAACCTGTACGGCACGCTGACCGAGTTCGACGAGGAGCTCAACGTCGTTCCCGGCCTTGCCGAGTCGTGGGATGCCTCGGAAGACGGCCTGACTGTCACGCTGAAGCTTCGCGAAGGGGTCACCTTCAGTGACGGCAGTACCTTCGGCTCGGAGGACGTGAAGGCCTCACTGGAGAAGATCCAGGACGAAGCGACCGCTGCGGTCTCGCGTACCTCGCTCGCATCGGTGACGGCCATCGAGGCACCGGACGAGAGCACCGTTGTGCTCACGCTGTCCGCGCCCGACGCGGCACTGCCGGCCAACCTCGCGGTCATCAACATGGCGATGCTGTCGTCGGAGGACACGGAAGAGGCGCTCAACACCGCCCCGAACGGCACCGGTCCGTTCACCTTCGACTCCCGGGTCGCCAACCAGTCGGTGACGCTGACGAAGAACGCCGAGTACTGGGGCGAGGAGGCTCTGCTCGACAGTGTCGAGTTCCGCGTCATCCCCGATGAGTCCTCGATCGTTTCGGCCATGCAGTCCGGAAACGTGCACATGGCGTTCTTCGATGACCCGCTGGTCGCCCAGACCGCCGAGGGCGGCAACATCTCGATCGCCGAAACGCCTCAGCTCGGCTACCACGCCCTGCAGCTCAACGCGACGCGTGGTGACCTGGCCGATGTGAACGTGCGACTCGCAATCCAGTGCGCCATCGACCGTCAGGAAGTCCTCGACACCGCCGCCCTTGGCGAAGGTGAAGTGACCGGTCCGATCACCTCTCCGGCATACAAGTCCGACCCGTCGTCGCGTCCGTGCGCGGAGCGCGACCTCGACAAGGCGCAGTCCTACCTCGAGAAGGCCGGCAAGGCGGATGGCCTGACGATCAAGACCATCGTCTCGCAGGGCGGTTACGCCACGTCGGTGAACGAGGCGCAGAACCTCAAGTCGCAGCTCGCTGAGGCCGGCATCACGCTCGAGCTCGAGACCCTCGAGTCCGGCGCGTACGTCGACCGCTGGGTCGCCGGTGACTTCGACGCTGCGGTGGCGCTCAACGGCGGCCGTCCCGACCCGGATGGCATGTACGGCCGTTACTTCACCAGCACCGGCAACCTGAACAAGGTCGCCGGGTACAACTCGCCCGAGCTGGACGCCCTGTTCGCCGAGGGCAAGTCGAGCTCGGACCCGAAGGAGCGCGCCGCGGTCTACGAGAAGATCTCCGACCACCTGGAGGAAAACGCGGCGTGGATCTGGCTGTTCACCAGCTACAGCTACACCGCATCGGCTGACACGGTGAAGGGTTTCGTTCCGATGTCGAACGGCTCCCTCCAGTACCTGCGAACCACCAGCGTCAACTAA
- a CDS encoding ABC transporter permease — translation MSELESTLQPAAPAAVAARRLRSALKSPSGLVGVLLIGMLAILSLMSAFGLLPYDPIAQDPPSRLLPPSAEHLFGTDQFGRDVFSRVAAGVANSAVIALVAVAFASVVGTMLGLIAGFFRGIPDNAIGGVTNVLFAFPPLLLALSLASVFDRNWFTIAVAIAVVYVPIFIRVTRGPVLSLREIEYVKAATSTGLSRPLVMLRHVLPNITSIIIVQVTLSLSWAVLTEASLSFLGLGAPPPTPSLGSMIFEARTLVSIAPWTMIAPGIVVVLLVVGLNLLGDGLRDYLDPRNRGKR, via the coding sequence ATGAGCGAACTCGAATCCACCCTCCAGCCCGCAGCGCCGGCCGCGGTGGCCGCTCGCCGGCTGCGCAGTGCTCTGAAGAGCCCCAGCGGTCTTGTCGGCGTACTGCTCATCGGGATGCTGGCCATCCTGAGCCTGATGTCGGCGTTCGGTCTGCTGCCGTACGACCCGATCGCCCAGGACCCGCCGTCGCGGTTGCTCCCGCCCTCTGCCGAGCACCTGTTCGGCACCGACCAGTTCGGTCGCGACGTCTTCTCCCGAGTGGCCGCCGGTGTCGCCAACTCGGCAGTGATCGCCCTCGTGGCGGTGGCCTTCGCCTCTGTCGTCGGAACCATGCTCGGCCTGATTGCCGGGTTCTTCCGCGGCATCCCTGACAACGCCATCGGCGGTGTCACGAACGTGCTGTTCGCCTTCCCGCCGCTGCTGCTCGCGTTGTCGCTCGCCTCCGTGTTCGATCGCAACTGGTTCACCATCGCGGTTGCAATCGCGGTCGTCTACGTGCCGATCTTCATCCGGGTCACGCGCGGACCGGTGCTCTCGCTGCGGGAGATCGAGTACGTGAAGGCGGCGACCAGCACCGGACTCAGCCGGCCGCTGGTGATGTTGCGGCACGTGCTGCCCAACATCACCTCGATCATCATTGTCCAGGTCACCCTGTCGCTGTCCTGGGCGGTGCTCACCGAGGCGTCGCTGAGCTTCCTCGGCCTGGGCGCACCACCGCCCACGCCATCACTCGGGTCGATGATCTTCGAGGCAAGGACCCTCGTGTCCATTGCCCCGTGGACGATGATCGCCCCCGGAATTGTCGTCGTACTCCTCGTCGTCGGACTGAACCTGCTCGGTGACGGACTCCGCGACTACCTTGATCCACGAAACAGAGGCAAGCGTTGA
- a CDS encoding anhydro-N-acetylmuramic acid kinase, which yields MKVLGMISGTSHDGIDAAVVDFSFDDGELTGTLLHRSSTPYSAALRTRLVEALPPAQTTLAEVCELDTLIGQAFADAALAALADQPADLIVSHGQTVFHWVDGGHALGTLQIGQPAWIAEQTGVPVVSDVRIRDITAGGHGAPLVSYMDTLLLAGQSRTSAALNLGGISNMTVLPVGTEPYAYDIGPANTLVDAVVSSTGAHPDGFDEDGRIAAAGTVDRELLAALLDDAYYRLPAPKSTGKEYFNGSYVTAAVERAARAFSTEDLVATLTELTVQTVARDARSAGIELLVVSGGGCRNPLMFDGIARALPGTRVVRSDDFGAPADDKEAIAFALIGWCTAHGLVGTIPAGTGAREGRILGTITPGAGPLVLPAPLQQPLVSLQLV from the coding sequence ATGAAGGTCCTGGGCATGATCTCTGGCACCTCGCACGACGGGATCGATGCAGCCGTGGTCGACTTCAGCTTCGACGACGGAGAGCTGACCGGAACGCTGCTGCACCGCAGCAGCACCCCGTACTCGGCCGCCTTGCGTACCCGGCTGGTGGAGGCGCTGCCGCCCGCCCAGACGACGCTTGCCGAGGTCTGCGAACTGGACACCCTGATCGGGCAGGCCTTCGCCGACGCTGCCTTGGCCGCACTGGCCGACCAGCCGGCCGACCTGATCGTCTCGCACGGCCAAACGGTGTTCCACTGGGTCGACGGCGGTCATGCCCTCGGCACCCTGCAGATCGGCCAGCCCGCCTGGATCGCCGAGCAGACCGGAGTGCCGGTCGTCTCCGACGTGCGCATCCGGGACATCACGGCCGGCGGCCACGGGGCGCCGCTCGTCTCGTATATGGACACCCTGCTGCTCGCGGGACAGTCGCGCACCTCGGCCGCACTGAACCTCGGCGGCATCTCGAACATGACGGTGCTGCCGGTTGGAACAGAACCGTATGCGTACGACATCGGGCCGGCCAACACCCTGGTCGACGCCGTGGTCTCGAGCACCGGGGCGCATCCGGATGGCTTCGATGAGGACGGCCGCATCGCGGCCGCCGGCACCGTCGACCGCGAGCTGCTGGCTGCGCTGCTGGATGACGCCTACTACCGGCTTCCGGCTCCGAAGAGCACGGGCAAGGAGTATTTCAACGGCAGCTACGTGACCGCCGCGGTTGAGCGTGCAGCGCGGGCGTTCTCCACCGAGGACCTGGTGGCGACCCTCACCGAACTCACCGTGCAGACGGTCGCCCGCGACGCACGCAGCGCGGGGATCGAGCTGCTGGTGGTGTCGGGAGGCGGATGCCGGAACCCGCTGATGTTCGACGGGATCGCGCGCGCCCTGCCCGGCACTCGGGTGGTGCGCTCGGATGACTTCGGGGCGCCAGCGGATGACAAGGAGGCGATCGCATTCGCCCTGATCGGCTGGTGCACCGCACACGGTCTGGTCGGCACCATCCCGGCAGGAACCGGTGCCCGTGAGGGGCGGATCCTCGGCACCATCACGCCCGGAGCCGGCCCGTTGGTGCTGCCTGCCCCGCTGCAGCAGCCGCTGGTGTCGCTGCAGTTGGTATGA
- the murQ gene encoding N-acetylmuramic acid 6-phosphate etherase, giving the protein MSPQGPLETQTDELITEGTDPRFATIDQLPIRDLVDLMNEADATVPAAVGRARPAIAAAIEATAERMKAGGRLIYVGAGTPGRIGVLDASECPPTFSTPPGQVFAIIAGGATAIVSPTEGAEDDAPAGAQAMDTAGIGALDTVIGIASSGRTPYVVAAVTRARELGALTVGLSCNPGTALSASAEHPIEILVGPEVISGSTRLKAGTAQKLVLNMFSTIVMVQLGKTYGNLMVDVKASNSKLRKRALRIVRTVTEAPDADAIAALEASGYNVKQSILMIRLGIDADTAALRLEDADGRLRVALGEETR; this is encoded by the coding sequence TTGAGCCCACAAGGCCCCCTAGAGACCCAAACCGACGAACTCATCACCGAGGGGACCGATCCGCGGTTCGCCACAATCGACCAGCTGCCGATCCGCGACCTGGTCGACCTGATGAACGAAGCGGACGCCACCGTGCCCGCCGCCGTCGGACGCGCCCGCCCGGCCATCGCCGCGGCGATCGAGGCGACCGCTGAGCGGATGAAGGCAGGCGGACGACTGATCTACGTCGGCGCCGGAACGCCGGGCAGAATCGGCGTCCTGGATGCCTCGGAATGCCCGCCCACCTTCAGCACGCCGCCGGGCCAGGTTTTCGCGATCATTGCCGGCGGGGCCACCGCCATCGTCTCGCCGACCGAGGGCGCCGAGGACGACGCACCCGCGGGCGCCCAGGCAATGGACACCGCAGGAATCGGCGCGCTGGACACCGTCATCGGCATCGCCTCGAGCGGCCGAACCCCGTATGTCGTCGCGGCCGTGACCCGCGCTCGCGAGCTGGGCGCCCTGACCGTCGGTCTCTCATGCAACCCCGGCACCGCGCTCAGCGCGAGCGCGGAGCATCCGATCGAAATCCTGGTCGGGCCCGAGGTGATCAGCGGATCGACGCGTCTGAAGGCCGGAACCGCGCAGAAGCTCGTGCTCAACATGTTCTCGACCATCGTGATGGTGCAACTGGGCAAGACCTACGGCAATCTAATGGTCGATGTGAAGGCATCCAACTCGAAGCTGCGCAAGCGGGCGCTGCGGATCGTGCGCACGGTCACCGAGGCTCCGGATGCCGACGCGATCGCCGCGCTCGAAGCCAGCGGCTACAACGTCAAGCAGAGCATCCTGATGATCCGATTGGGAATCGACGCGGACACCGCCGCGCTTCGCCTTGAAGACGCGGATGGCCGGTTGCGCGTCGCCCTCGGGGAGGAGACCCGATGA
- a CDS encoding FAD-binding and (Fe-S)-binding domain-containing protein, with protein MTAPQTALPELSERSIDRLAYAHDASHYLLVPDAVATPATADQVSALFRESHRRGVPLTFRSGGTSLSGQGVTDGILVDTRTNFRRIEVLDDGARVRVQPGATVRQVNARLARHGRKLGPDPASEIACTVGGIIANNSSGMACGIEQNSYRTLESLVAVLPSGTTIDSGAGDADEQLRREEPELHAGLAALRARILADPDSVETIGRQFAMKNTMGYGVNAFLDFEAPIDILAHLLVGSEGTLGFVAEATFETVPLMAAAATGLAIFPNLNAAVAALPALVAQGFGTIELMDATSLRVAQSQPGSIPELAGRVITTEAALLIEYLAEGADDLLRQQREGEALLGSLEVVSPVTMTTDAKARAALWHVRKGLYTAVAGARPSGTTALLEDVVVPVERLAATCETLTELFDRHGYEESVIFGHAKDGNIHFMLNERFDDPESMRRYERFTADLVDLILDQGGSLKAEHGTGRIMAPFVQRQYGDELYSVMKEVKRLFDPTNLLNPGVVLSDEPGSYLENLKLVPTVEAEVDRCVECGYCEPACPSRNLTLTPRQRIVIRREMQTAEDAGDQKLLAELRRDYDYEGVQTCAVDGMCQVACPVNINTGDLVRRLRAENVGTLEQKAWSTAAGNWGTVTKLGGVALSVADAFPAALATTATRVGRAVLGADTLPLYDAGLPRGGTVRRPLAAPDAEAVYFPACIGTMFGPEDGGVGVGDAFLQLCERAGVSVAIPEGIDQFCCGTPWKSKGYTAGYNRMTDTVLAALLEASRGGELPIVCDAASCTEGLETMRANAAAAGGDFARLVFVDSIQFVHDRVIESLPVTRPLDSIALHHTCSSTQLGTNAMMTALAERISPDVHVPIDWNCCAFAGDRGLLHPELTASATEAEAAEIGSRKFEAFASANRTCEIGMSRATGQPYQHLLELVEQATRLA; from the coding sequence ATGACAGCGCCACAGACCGCTCTGCCTGAGCTGAGCGAACGCTCCATCGATCGGCTCGCATACGCACACGACGCGTCGCACTACCTGCTGGTCCCGGATGCCGTCGCAACCCCAGCCACGGCCGACCAGGTCAGCGCCCTGTTTCGGGAAAGTCACCGGCGGGGCGTGCCGCTCACGTTTCGCTCGGGCGGGACGAGCCTGAGCGGACAGGGCGTCACCGACGGCATTCTCGTCGACACCCGCACGAACTTCCGACGGATCGAGGTGCTCGATGACGGAGCCCGGGTGCGCGTTCAGCCCGGCGCGACCGTCCGTCAGGTGAACGCACGGCTCGCGCGGCACGGACGAAAACTTGGCCCCGACCCCGCCAGTGAGATCGCCTGCACAGTCGGCGGCATCATCGCGAACAACTCCAGCGGTATGGCCTGCGGCATCGAGCAGAACAGCTATCGAACGCTGGAGTCTCTGGTGGCCGTGCTGCCCAGCGGAACGACGATCGATTCGGGCGCCGGGGACGCTGACGAGCAGCTGCGTCGCGAAGAACCCGAGTTGCATGCCGGGTTGGCCGCTCTCCGGGCACGCATCCTGGCTGATCCCGACTCCGTCGAGACCATCGGTCGTCAGTTCGCCATGAAGAACACCATGGGTTACGGCGTCAATGCGTTCCTGGACTTCGAGGCTCCGATCGACATCCTCGCCCACCTGCTGGTCGGCAGTGAGGGGACGCTGGGATTCGTCGCGGAGGCGACCTTCGAAACCGTGCCGCTGATGGCGGCGGCGGCCACCGGACTGGCCATCTTCCCGAATCTGAATGCGGCGGTCGCCGCACTGCCCGCCCTGGTCGCACAGGGGTTCGGCACGATCGAGTTGATGGACGCGACCTCCCTGCGGGTCGCGCAATCGCAGCCAGGCAGCATCCCGGAACTGGCCGGCCGTGTCATCACCACCGAAGCCGCGCTGCTGATCGAATATCTCGCCGAGGGCGCGGACGATCTGCTGCGTCAGCAGCGCGAGGGTGAGGCACTGCTGGGCTCGCTCGAGGTGGTCTCCCCCGTCACCATGACCACCGACGCGAAGGCCCGCGCGGCGCTCTGGCACGTGCGGAAGGGCCTGTACACCGCGGTCGCCGGGGCGCGTCCGTCCGGGACGACCGCGCTGCTGGAGGACGTCGTCGTCCCGGTGGAGCGACTGGCAGCCACCTGCGAGACACTGACCGAGCTGTTCGATCGGCACGGCTACGAGGAGAGCGTCATCTTCGGCCATGCCAAGGACGGCAACATCCACTTCATGCTCAACGAACGGTTCGACGACCCGGAGTCGATGCGCCGGTACGAGCGGTTCACCGCCGACCTGGTCGACCTGATCCTCGATCAGGGTGGATCGCTCAAGGCCGAACACGGCACCGGCCGGATCATGGCCCCCTTCGTGCAGCGCCAGTACGGTGACGAACTGTACTCGGTGATGAAGGAAGTGAAGCGGCTCTTCGATCCGACCAACCTCCTGAACCCGGGGGTCGTGCTCTCCGACGAGCCGGGCTCCTACCTCGAAAACCTGAAGCTGGTGCCGACCGTCGAGGCAGAGGTGGACCGCTGCGTGGAGTGCGGCTATTGCGAGCCGGCCTGTCCGTCGCGAAACCTCACCCTGACGCCAAGACAGCGCATCGTCATCCGGCGTGAAATGCAGACGGCCGAGGATGCCGGCGACCAGAAACTGCTGGCTGAACTCCGCCGCGATTACGACTACGAAGGGGTTCAGACCTGCGCCGTTGACGGCATGTGCCAGGTGGCCTGTCCGGTGAACATCAATACCGGCGACCTGGTGCGGCGGTTGCGGGCCGAGAACGTCGGCACACTCGAGCAGAAGGCGTGGTCGACTGCCGCGGGCAACTGGGGCACAGTGACCAAGCTCGGTGGCGTCGCCCTCAGCGTGGCCGACGCTTTTCCGGCGGCTCTGGCGACAACCGCCACCCGGGTGGGGCGTGCGGTGCTGGGCGCGGACACGCTGCCTCTCTATGACGCCGGGCTCCCCCGCGGCGGCACCGTTCGGCGACCGCTCGCCGCTCCGGATGCCGAGGCCGTCTACTTCCCCGCCTGCATCGGCACGATGTTCGGTCCGGAAGACGGTGGCGTCGGCGTCGGAGATGCGTTCCTGCAGCTCTGTGAGCGGGCCGGAGTGAGCGTCGCCATCCCCGAGGGCATCGACCAGTTCTGCTGCGGCACTCCGTGGAAGTCGAAGGGCTACACCGCCGGATACAACCGGATGACCGACACTGTGCTGGCCGCCTTGCTCGAAGCCAGTCGCGGTGGCGAGCTTCCCATCGTGTGCGACGCGGCCTCCTGCACCGAGGGTCTGGAAACCATGCGGGCGAACGCCGCGGCGGCCGGTGGCGACTTCGCGCGTCTGGTCTTCGTCGATTCAATCCAGTTCGTGCACGATCGGGTGATCGAGTCGTTGCCGGTAACCCGCCCGTTGGACTCGATCGCATTGCATCACACCTGCTCGTCAACACAGTTGGGCACCAACGCGATGATGACCGCGTTGGCGGAGCGGATCTCCCCCGACGTTCACGTGCCGATCGATTGGAACTGCTGCGCCTTCGCAGGCGACCGTGGCCTGCTGCACCCCGAGCTCACCGCGTCGGCAACCGAAGCTGAAGCTGCGGAGATCGGGTCGCGCAAGTTCGAGGCGTTCGCCTCGGCGAACCGCACCTGCGAGATCGGCATGAGCCGCGCCACCGGCCAGCCTTACCAGCACCTGCTGGAGCTGGTCGAGCAGGCGACCAGGCTCGCCTAA